In the Pseudanabaena sp. PCC 7367 genome, one interval contains:
- a CDS encoding FTR1 family iron permease: protein MNLTDALPTFTIALREGVEVALVVGIVLAYLQKVQRQDLYRAVFQGIGAGILASCLIAAGFYWGLAEISLSSPLVKQLVETGICILAIAMLSWMLLWMTRQGKKIKGEIESNLDLALAAPDHPTQGNNAAGAIFSLIALATLREGFEVVLFIAARFEQSYMAALGAISGFAGAVVFAIALFKFGVRINIRLFFQTVGTLLLLIVAGLVISALGHFDKAVAIAAQSSPSLAQICFAKDSCILGDLIWDLRAILPAKQFPGVILHTLLGYRDQLLWGQAIVYVFFLVTVGGAYWRSFSDRLNSTRSASSTKSTIATKTIPSSPSGSSN from the coding sequence ATGAACTTAACTGATGCCTTGCCCACCTTTACGATCGCCCTGCGCGAAGGGGTAGAAGTGGCTCTGGTGGTGGGAATTGTGTTGGCCTATCTGCAAAAAGTGCAACGCCAGGATTTATACCGTGCGGTGTTTCAAGGAATTGGTGCCGGGATCTTGGCCAGTTGTTTGATCGCGGCTGGCTTCTATTGGGGCTTGGCGGAAATATCCCTCAGTTCGCCCTTAGTTAAGCAATTGGTGGAAACGGGCATTTGTATCCTGGCGATCGCCATGCTTTCGTGGATGCTGCTCTGGATGACCAGGCAGGGCAAAAAAATCAAAGGTGAGATTGAAAGTAATTTAGATCTTGCCCTCGCTGCTCCTGATCACCCTACTCAGGGTAATAATGCGGCTGGGGCGATCTTCAGCCTGATTGCCCTGGCTACTTTGCGCGAAGGATTCGAGGTGGTGTTATTTATTGCCGCCCGATTTGAACAAAGCTATATGGCCGCATTGGGCGCAATCAGTGGATTTGCTGGGGCAGTGGTCTTTGCGATCGCCCTGTTCAAGTTTGGCGTACGCATTAATATCAGGTTGTTTTTTCAAACCGTTGGTACTCTGTTGCTCCTGATTGTGGCGGGTTTAGTTATCTCGGCGTTGGGGCATTTTGATAAGGCCGTGGCGATCGCGGCGCAATCTAGCCCTAGCCTGGCTCAAATTTGCTTTGCCAAAGATTCCTGCATCCTGGGCGATCTAATCTGGGATTTGCGCGCCATCCTGCCTGCCAAACAATTCCCTGGTGTAATTCTACATACTTTGCTGGGTTATCGGGATCAGTTGCTCTGGGGGCAAGCGATCGTCTATGTGTTTTTCCTAGTCACGGTTGGCGGCGCATATTGGCGGAGTTTTAGCGATCGGCTTAATTCAACCAGATCAGCCAGTTCAACCAAATCAACCATTGCAACCAAGACAATTCCATCGAGTCCATCGGGCTCAAGTAATTGA
- a CDS encoding DUF3611 family protein — protein MTREIKGAEPGSAASANILKVIVLLRRAGWWGFTVEVILTVIAAVILAQAFFTITVVESGEGNPGLGPGLTLASIGLLLACANVFWMYWYTRLAKKLGAANGDRSDRPSKASTLNQVKIGVYISLFGIGVALLGGFAIVGVLFSKAISVPGNAVATTGGGFSSFVQPLDIFIVQANTNVILAHFIGLLISLFLLVRIPSITERSNN, from the coding sequence ATGACCAGAGAAATTAAAGGTGCCGAGCCAGGATCGGCTGCTTCTGCCAATATCCTTAAGGTGATTGTGCTGCTCCGTCGCGCTGGTTGGTGGGGGTTTACGGTGGAAGTAATTCTCACGGTGATCGCGGCGGTGATCTTGGCGCAGGCTTTCTTTACGATCACGGTAGTAGAAAGTGGTGAGGGTAATCCTGGCCTGGGGCCGGGGCTGACTCTGGCCTCGATCGGCCTGCTCTTGGCCTGTGCCAATGTATTCTGGATGTATTGGTATACCCGTCTGGCGAAGAAATTAGGTGCTGCCAATGGCGATCGCAGCGATCGACCTTCCAAGGCCAGTACCCTGAATCAGGTCAAAATCGGCGTTTATATTAGCTTGTTTGGGATCGGTGTGGCTCTATTGGGGGGGTTTGCGATCGTTGGCGTGCTGTTTAGCAAGGCGATCTCGGTACCTGGTAATGCGGTGGCTACCACTGGCGGTGGTTTTAGTAGCTTTGTACAACCGTTGGATATTTTTATTGTGCAGGCCAACACAAATGTGATTTTGGCGCATTTTATTGGCCTATTGATCTCATTGTTTTTGCTGGTACGCATCCCCAGCATTACGGAGCGATCGAATAATTAG
- a CDS encoding PRC-barrel domain-containing protein, whose translation MMTPERISQRASILGTQVISKATARRLGIVTEVWLDVDQRTIMGFTVAQSFLPGTPIGFGETFYLPLTAISLLGPDAILIDDETSLQEIEVSDRYTTLIGDEVVTESGELLGKVRDYRFDARSGELFYLIISSVSSPYVPSVLISTYELDVNEIIAVGREKLIVTEGMEERLTQLNRGLLEQLGLGKPPWESDYEDDFFQPTPISGNALGSGQRSSPYAAPSYGDPYAEPVYRREEAWEEEDNWADERAAAAPPPRQARRSQPITPPPPPPPIEDDEYYDDDFDDEYEMEYVDRRERKYIDSSRAKQAEIPTNPEPEKQPFYDETQQKIEDAWSDGGMKKRQRLPEEEFEEL comes from the coding sequence GATTTTGGGTACTCAAGTTATCAGCAAAGCCACAGCCAGACGCTTAGGCATTGTGACCGAGGTTTGGCTTGATGTAGACCAAAGAACAATTATGGGATTTACGGTGGCGCAGAGCTTTTTGCCTGGCACCCCAATTGGTTTTGGCGAGACCTTCTATCTGCCCTTAACAGCAATTTCCCTGCTGGGCCCCGATGCGATTTTGATCGATGATGAAACTTCGCTCCAGGAAATCGAAGTTAGCGATCGCTACACTACTCTAATTGGCGATGAAGTGGTAACTGAATCCGGCGAGCTACTGGGCAAAGTGAGGGACTATCGCTTTGATGCCAGATCCGGCGAGTTATTCTACTTAATTATTTCCTCGGTGAGCAGCCCCTATGTACCATCTGTGCTAATTAGCACCTATGAGTTGGATGTCAATGAAATCATTGCCGTAGGCCGCGAAAAATTAATTGTCACCGAGGGCATGGAAGAGCGCCTGACTCAGCTTAATCGCGGTTTGCTAGAGCAATTGGGCTTGGGTAAACCACCCTGGGAAAGTGATTATGAGGATGATTTCTTCCAACCAACACCAATTTCTGGGAATGCCCTGGGCTCTGGCCAACGTAGTAGTCCCTATGCCGCTCCATCCTACGGCGATCCCTATGCTGAACCAGTTTATCGCCGCGAAGAAGCCTGGGAAGAGGAGGATAATTGGGCGGATGAACGTGCTGCTGCCGCTCCACCACCAAGGCAAGCCCGCCGCAGCCAACCAATCACCCCACCGCCACCACCACCACCGATCGAAGACGATGAATATTATGACGACGACTTCGACGATGAGTATGAAATGGAGTATGTCGATCGCCGTGAGCGCAAATATATAGACAGCAGTCGCGCCAAGCAAGCTGAGATCCCCACCAACCCAGAGCCAGAAAAACAGCCTTTCTATGACGAAACCCAACAAAAGATTGAAGATGCCTGGTCAGATGGTGGCATGAAAAAACGGCAGCGATTGCCGGAAGAGGAGTTTGAAGAGCTTTAA
- a CDS encoding DUF4238 domain-containing protein, translated as MTEVIRQHLVPRSYLRNFSIQERSAQKNNKKQRGSQVFSFDKDENKVFKANIENVAVEKYFYDLTSAPPADRQKVEKELGLIESQQSPFINDLLSRVGQIQNLDNNLHSTDLISDVEKEYLSEFVAVQGLRTRKIRNLQNQAKQHPSTVSKKQDLVKSTANNILVANGQNDLNEEVLINGLSQLVDKVVNDEPELQRRLIENRFEEYALKLRNDFIWIFGVNESEMSFYTSDHPVASSLNGLFLPGSEIAFPLSKDLILVVKDKAHYTDDLDKDNKVLKMTEEDVKHYNSLQVKDSNRFVFSSIDNFDLAKQICQENQ; from the coding sequence ATGACTGAAGTTATCAGACAACATCTAGTGCCTCGCTCATACTTACGAAATTTTTCAATTCAAGAAAGGTCTGCGCAAAAAAACAATAAAAAACAGAGGGGGAGTCAAGTATTTTCTTTTGATAAAGACGAAAATAAAGTGTTTAAAGCCAATATAGAGAACGTTGCTGTTGAAAAATATTTTTATGATCTTACCTCAGCTCCTCCTGCTGACAGACAAAAGGTAGAGAAAGAACTTGGACTCATTGAAAGTCAGCAATCGCCTTTTATTAATGACTTGTTGTCAAGAGTTGGCCAAATCCAGAATTTAGATAATAATTTGCACTCAACGGATTTAATTTCCGATGTTGAGAAAGAATACTTATCTGAATTTGTTGCAGTTCAGGGGCTGAGGACAAGGAAGATAAGAAACCTACAAAATCAAGCTAAACAACATCCATCTACTGTCTCAAAGAAACAAGATCTGGTTAAATCCACGGCCAATAATATACTGGTAGCTAATGGCCAGAATGATTTAAATGAGGAAGTTTTAATAAATGGTTTATCTCAATTGGTTGATAAGGTAGTGAATGATGAGCCAGAGCTTCAGCGTCGTCTTATTGAAAATCGTTTTGAAGAATATGCTTTAAAGCTTCGCAATGACTTTATTTGGATATTTGGGGTTAATGAAAGTGAGATGAGCTTTTATACCTCTGATCATCCTGTTGCGTCGTCGCTTAATGGTCTATTTTTGCCTGGGAGTGAAATAGCGTTTCCTCTGAGTAAAGATCTTATATTAGTAGTTAAAGATAAGGCTCATTACACAGATGATCTTGACAAAGATAATAAAGTTTTGAAAATGACTGAAGAAGATGTCAAACACTACAATTCACTGCAAGTGAAAGATAGTAATAGGTTTGTCTTTTCCAGCATTGATAACTTTGATTTAGCAAAACAAATTTGCCAAGAAAATCAATAA
- a CDS encoding dipeptide ABC transporter ATP-binding protein — protein sequence MDNADIILTVDRLQVDFKGDERRTTAVKDVSFELKRGEILGIVGESGSGKSVTALSIMGLLGQTGITNGEVRFKLQGSGEIDLLKLPTEQMRQYRGDRLAMIFQEPMSSLNPLFTCGYQIVEAIRLHQQVDQKQAKVIAIDLFAEVKLPNPEQIFDRYPHQLSGGQLQRVMIAMAMSCNPDILIADEPTTALDVTVQATILNLIKQLQAERQMSVIFITHDLGVISQIADRVVVMYKGALVESGNTRDIFKNPQHPYTKGLITCRPQPDLRLQFLPTVSDFMEVTETGEILAKEPDDDRLKQMITPAQAEARLAQLQTQEPLLKVDNLRVEFPVKGIFGMTRRYNVAVNGVSFELYPGETLGLVGESGCGKTTLGRAILRLQEPSGGAIAFEGKDVVGMKSKQLQKLRREMQIIFQDPYGSLNPRMSVGAIVREPMEIHKFYASKQERRDRVAHLLERVGLGAGAIDRYPHEFSGGQRQRICIARALALNPKLIIADESVSALDVSVQAQVLNLLKELQEEFGLTYIFISHDLSVVEFMSDRIMVMNQGKIEEIGTAEEIYRNPQQAYTQQLIASIPTVDLVSVS from the coding sequence ATGGACAACGCTGACATTATCCTCACCGTCGATCGCCTGCAAGTAGATTTCAAGGGCGATGAACGACGCACCACCGCAGTTAAAGATGTTTCCTTTGAGCTAAAGCGGGGTGAGATCCTGGGGATTGTGGGCGAGTCGGGTTCGGGCAAGTCGGTTACAGCCCTGTCGATCATGGGTTTACTGGGGCAAACGGGGATTACCAATGGTGAAGTGCGGTTCAAGCTGCAAGGCAGTGGTGAAATTGATCTCTTAAAGCTGCCCACGGAGCAAATGCGCCAATATCGGGGCGATCGTCTGGCGATGATTTTCCAGGAGCCCATGAGCTCGCTCAATCCCTTGTTTACCTGTGGTTATCAGATTGTCGAAGCAATTCGTTTGCACCAGCAAGTAGACCAAAAACAGGCCAAGGTAATTGCGATTGATTTATTTGCCGAAGTAAAACTGCCCAACCCAGAGCAAATTTTCGATCGCTATCCCCATCAGCTTTCTGGCGGCCAACTGCAACGGGTGATGATCGCCATGGCAATGAGCTGCAACCCGGATATTTTGATCGCCGATGAGCCAACTACGGCGCTGGATGTGACTGTACAGGCCACAATCTTAAATTTGATTAAGCAGTTGCAGGCCGAGCGCCAAATGTCGGTGATTTTTATTACCCATGACCTGGGCGTAATTTCCCAAATTGCCGATCGGGTCGTGGTGATGTACAAGGGCGCTCTGGTGGAAAGTGGCAACACCAGGGATATCTTCAAGAATCCCCAACATCCCTATACCAAAGGCTTAATTACCTGCCGCCCTCAGCCAGATTTGCGGCTGCAATTTTTGCCCACGGTGAGCGATTTTATGGAAGTGACCGAAACAGGTGAAATTTTGGCCAAAGAGCCCGATGACGATCGCCTTAAGCAAATGATCACACCAGCACAAGCTGAAGCACGATTGGCGCAACTCCAAACCCAAGAGCCACTCTTGAAAGTTGATAACCTGAGGGTAGAGTTTCCGGTCAAAGGCATTTTTGGCATGACCCGCCGCTATAACGTGGCCGTAAATGGGGTTAGTTTTGAGCTATATCCCGGTGAAACCCTGGGCTTGGTGGGTGAATCGGGTTGTGGCAAAACCACCCTGGGACGAGCGATCTTACGTTTGCAAGAGCCCAGCGGTGGCGCGATCGCTTTCGAGGGCAAGGATGTGGTCGGGATGAAGTCCAAGCAATTGCAAAAGCTGCGCCGCGAAATGCAAATTATTTTCCAAGACCCCTATGGATCGCTCAATCCCCGTATGAGTGTGGGCGCGATCGTGAGGGAACCAATGGAAATCCACAAGTTTTATGCCTCTAAGCAAGAAAGACGCGATCGGGTGGCTCATTTACTTGAACGGGTAGGACTGGGAGCAGGGGCGATCGATCGCTATCCCCATGAGTTTTCCGGTGGCCAGAGACAACGTATTTGCATTGCCAGGGCGCTGGCGCTGAATCCCAAGCTGATTATTGCCGATGAGTCGGTTTCGGCGCTGGATGTGTCGGTACAGGCGCAGGTGCTTAATTTACTCAAGGAGCTGCAGGAAGAATTTGGCCTTACCTATATTTTTATCTCCCACGATCTCAGCGTGGTGGAATTCATGAGCGATCGAATTATGGTGATGAACCAGGGCAAGATCGAAGAGATCGGCACCGCTGAGGAGATCTATCGCAATCCCCAGCAAGCCTATACCCAACAATTGATCGCTTCGATTCCTACGGTTGATCTGGTTTCTGTAAGTTAA
- a CDS encoding branched-chain amino acid ABC transporter permease, which produces MQELLQATIDGIALGSIISLAAVGLTLTYGILRLANFAHGDILTFGAYAAFLCNVALKLNIWLSVAIGCGVAIALVIIVEKILWAPLRAKRANSTTLMIVSIGLALVIRNAIILFWGPSPQRFDLPTFPALQFLGLTITRNRILVIVLALLAIGALYYLLQNTKIGRAMRAVADNPELARVSGINVDAVILWTWVIAGGLTALGGSMYGIVQTLRPNMGWFLILPMFASVILGGIGNPYGAIAGAMIIGIAQETSTFCPSELGELAQYCLGTEYKLGVGLLIMILVLLFKPQGLFRGTF; this is translated from the coding sequence ATGCAAGAACTATTACAAGCAACGATCGATGGGATCGCCCTGGGGAGCATTATTTCCCTGGCGGCAGTGGGTCTAACCCTCACCTATGGCATTCTGCGGCTGGCAAATTTTGCCCACGGCGATATCCTTACTTTTGGAGCCTATGCGGCCTTTTTGTGTAATGTTGCGCTCAAGCTAAATATTTGGCTATCGGTAGCGATCGGCTGTGGGGTGGCGATCGCCCTGGTGATAATTGTCGAGAAAATTCTCTGGGCTCCGTTGCGGGCAAAGCGGGCAAACTCAACCACCTTGATGATTGTCTCGATCGGCCTGGCGTTAGTAATTCGCAATGCAATTATTTTATTTTGGGGGCCTTCGCCCCAGCGATTTGATTTGCCTACTTTTCCGGCCTTGCAGTTCTTGGGGCTGACGATCACCCGCAATCGGATCTTGGTGATTGTGCTGGCCTTGTTGGCAATCGGCGCACTTTATTATCTCTTGCAAAATACCAAAATTGGTCGGGCGATGCGGGCAGTGGCGGATAATCCAGAACTGGCCAGGGTCTCTGGGATTAATGTGGATGCGGTAATTCTGTGGACCTGGGTGATCGCTGGTGGCCTGACTGCCCTGGGTGGCAGTATGTATGGGATTGTGCAAACGCTACGGCCAAATATGGGCTGGTTCTTGATTTTACCCATGTTTGCCTCGGTGATTTTGGGTGGGATTGGCAATCCCTACGGGGCGATCGCGGGGGCGATGATCATTGGTATTGCTCAGGAAACCAGCACTTTTTGCCCCTCAGAGCTAGGTGAATTGGCGCAGTATTGCTTGGGTACTGAGTATAAATTGGGGGTGGGCTTGCTAATTATGATCTTAGTGCTATTGTTTAAGCCGCAGGGATTATTCCGGGGCACATTTTGA
- a CDS encoding photosystem II manganese-stabilizing polypeptide: MNYRNIIKIILVACISLTTLFWSSNAIASTNLPLTYEDVLGTGLANKCPEVFGSSRGRGVISIAPGESLDFDGMCLEPTEFYVKEESGNKRKEAEFVKGKILTRSTSSLDFVKGTITAKEDGTLVMTEREGLDYQAISIKLPGGEMVAFLFSMKDYVGTSQPGLEGLSTSTNFEGSTFVPTYRGANFIDPKGRGMGTGYSAAEGLPAKRSEYDQRSVKDDSTSTGKLYLEIAKLNSETGEIAGTFECEQLSGTDLGATEAKELIIRGVFYAHVS; encoded by the coding sequence ATGAATTATCGCAATATCATCAAAATTATTTTAGTAGCATGTATTAGCCTGACTACCCTATTCTGGAGCAGCAATGCGATCGCATCGACTAACTTGCCTCTCACCTACGAGGATGTATTAGGTACTGGGCTAGCCAACAAATGTCCGGAAGTGTTTGGCTCTTCCCGTGGGCGCGGCGTGATTTCGATCGCCCCTGGTGAAAGCCTTGATTTTGACGGCATGTGCTTGGAGCCAACTGAATTCTATGTCAAGGAAGAAAGCGGCAATAAGCGCAAGGAAGCCGAATTTGTTAAAGGTAAAATTTTGACTCGTTCCACCTCTAGCCTCGACTTTGTCAAAGGTACAATCACCGCCAAGGAAGATGGCACCCTGGTGATGACAGAAAGAGAAGGTTTAGACTATCAGGCCATTTCAATCAAGCTGCCCGGTGGTGAGATGGTTGCTTTTCTGTTTAGCATGAAAGACTATGTTGGTACTTCCCAGCCTGGTCTAGAGGGTTTAAGCACTTCCACCAACTTTGAAGGCTCTACCTTTGTACCCACCTATCGTGGCGCTAACTTTATCGATCCCAAAGGGCGTGGGATGGGAACGGGCTATTCTGCTGCGGAAGGTCTGCCAGCCAAGCGGAGTGAATATGATCAAAGAAGCGTTAAGGATGACAGCACCTCCACTGGTAAGCTCTATTTGGAAATTGCCAAGCTAAATTCTGAGACCGGCGAGATCGCTGGCACGTTTGAGTGTGAGCAGCTATCCGGTACTGACCTGGGTGCAACGGAGGCCAAAGAGCTAATTATCCGTGGTGTTTTCTATGCCCATGTTTCCTAG
- the hemB gene encoding porphobilinogen synthase, whose amino-acid sequence MLQTHRPRRLRRNQTVRNLVKETTLTVNDLIYPMFVMEDANNESHKVEVPSMPGCYRFTPDLLLKEITEVYALGINAIALFPAILEHKKDDTGSESYNPNGLIQQTVREIKKEIPDIIVITDVALDPFTSHGHDGLLGEDGYILNDETVEVLVKMALSQAEAGADMVAPSDMMDGRIGAIRDALDENGFDRVSIMAYSAKYASAYYGPFRDALGSAPKSGDKKTYQMDPANSREALKEIALDIDEGADIVMVKPALAYLDIIYKVKEATDLPVAAYNVSGEYAMIKAAEEKGWVDGKKIMLETLTAMKRAGADVILTYFAKEVAQILGKDYS is encoded by the coding sequence ATGTTACAAACCCATCGCCCACGTCGCCTCAGACGCAACCAAACAGTTCGCAATCTGGTCAAAGAGACCACCCTCACGGTCAATGATTTGATCTATCCCATGTTCGTGATGGAAGATGCTAACAACGAAAGCCACAAGGTTGAAGTGCCTTCCATGCCTGGATGCTATCGCTTTACGCCCGATCTGCTGCTCAAGGAAATTACCGAGGTGTATGCATTGGGAATTAATGCGATCGCCCTGTTCCCAGCGATCCTGGAGCATAAGAAAGATGACACTGGCAGCGAAAGCTATAACCCCAATGGCCTGATCCAACAAACGGTGCGGGAAATCAAAAAAGAAATCCCCGACATTATTGTGATCACCGATGTGGCGCTAGACCCATTTACCAGCCACGGCCATGATGGTTTGCTGGGTGAAGATGGTTATATCTTGAATGATGAAACCGTAGAGGTGCTGGTTAAAATGGCGCTATCCCAGGCGGAAGCTGGCGCAGATATGGTGGCTCCCTCGGATATGATGGATGGTCGAATTGGCGCGATCCGCGATGCGCTGGATGAAAACGGGTTCGATCGGGTTAGTATTATGGCCTATTCGGCTAAATATGCTTCGGCCTACTATGGCCCCTTCCGCGATGCATTGGGTTCTGCGCCCAAATCTGGCGATAAAAAAACCTATCAGATGGACCCGGCCAATTCGCGCGAAGCCCTCAAGGAGATCGCCCTGGATATTGACGAGGGTGCGGATATTGTGATGGTGAAGCCAGCGTTGGCCTATTTAGATATTATCTATAAGGTGAAAGAAGCCACCGATCTACCTGTGGCGGCCTATAACGTCAGTGGTGAATATGCCATGATCAAGGCGGCTGAGGAAAAGGGCTGGGTGGATGGCAAAAAAATTATGCTGGAAACTCTGACCGCGATGAAACGGGCTGGCGCAGATGTGATTTTGACTTATTTTGCCAAGGAAGTTGCCCAGATTTTGGGTAAGGACTACAGCTAG
- a CDS encoding leucyl aminopeptidase codes for MEIKLTSKTAPDWTGDGLAIATFGQETVAAALNQQLLNLDQTTLLGTLQEIVTEAEYKGDSGSMVSGRVGGSAAIRKVMLVGLGDPAQGTIDNWRKAAAQAVKWANGAKCKTLALSFPLYNLDQELTAQAIAEGALLAAHQDNRFKSQDIDDETPKNGDSLELVEILGLDSDAAQAGLTRAKQIADGVILTRELVSAPANVITPEALAETALAIASDYSDCMTVEVLEREQCEAMGMGAYLGVSQASELPPKFIHLTYSGKSSGDEAAKRKLAIVGKGVTFDSGGLNIKAGANSGIAMMKTDMGGAGATLGAAKAIAQIKPQDIEIHFIVAACENMISGRAIHPGDILTASNGKTIEVNNTDAEGRLTLADALVFADKLELDGIVDLATLTGACVVALGDEIAGMWSNDDDLAGTIHAAAKLAGEKFWRMPLEEPYFEAMKSVVADFKNTGNRAGGAITAALFLKKFVANTPAWAHLDIAGPVWTDKDSGAYTNPGGTGYPVRTLVNLALSF; via the coding sequence ATGGAAATCAAACTAACAAGCAAAACTGCCCCCGATTGGACTGGCGATGGCTTAGCGATCGCTACCTTTGGCCAGGAAACTGTGGCCGCTGCCCTCAATCAGCAATTATTAAACCTGGATCAAACCACCCTGTTAGGCACATTACAGGAGATTGTCACCGAAGCTGAATATAAAGGCGATAGTGGCAGCATGGTTAGTGGCCGGGTTGGTGGTAGCGCCGCGATCCGCAAGGTGATGTTAGTCGGACTAGGTGATCCTGCCCAGGGTACGATCGACAATTGGCGCAAGGCAGCAGCGCAGGCAGTTAAATGGGCAAATGGAGCTAAGTGTAAAACTCTAGCTCTATCTTTCCCGCTCTACAATCTTGACCAGGAGCTAACCGCCCAGGCGATCGCCGAAGGGGCATTACTGGCAGCTCACCAGGACAATCGATTTAAATCCCAGGATATAGATGATGAAACGCCTAAAAATGGCGATAGCTTGGAGTTGGTGGAGATCCTTGGTCTGGATAGCGATGCTGCTCAAGCTGGATTAACCAGAGCAAAGCAAATTGCTGATGGTGTGATTTTGACCCGTGAATTGGTTTCTGCGCCTGCGAATGTAATTACCCCAGAGGCATTGGCAGAGACTGCACTAGCGATCGCCAGTGATTATAGCGATTGTATGACCGTTGAAGTCCTGGAGCGAGAACAATGCGAGGCGATGGGGATGGGAGCATATCTTGGCGTGTCCCAGGCTTCCGAGCTACCACCCAAATTTATCCATCTTACTTATTCTGGTAAATCCAGCGGTGATGAAGCAGCTAAGCGAAAGCTGGCGATCGTCGGTAAGGGGGTTACGTTCGATTCCGGTGGCCTCAACATCAAAGCCGGTGCCAATAGTGGCATTGCGATGATGAAAACCGATATGGGCGGGGCAGGCGCGACTCTGGGGGCAGCCAAGGCGATCGCTCAGATCAAACCCCAGGACATTGAAATTCACTTCATTGTGGCCGCCTGTGAAAATATGATCAGTGGCCGAGCGATCCACCCCGGCGATATTTTGACTGCTTCCAATGGCAAAACGATCGAAGTAAATAACACCGATGCCGAAGGTAGGCTGACCCTGGCCGATGCCTTGGTGTTTGCCGACAAATTGGAGCTGGATGGAATCGTCGATCTAGCTACCCTAACTGGGGCTTGCGTGGTGGCCTTGGGCGATGAGATCGCTGGGATGTGGTCAAATGATGATGACCTGGCTGGCACGATCCATGCGGCGGCTAAGTTGGCTGGTGAAAAATTCTGGCGGATGCCGTTGGAAGAACCCTACTTTGAAGCGATGAAGTCGGTGGTGGCTGATTTTAAAAATACTGGCAATCGTGCTGGTGGGGCGATCACAGCGGCGTTGTTCCTGAAGAAATTTGTGGCCAATACTCCGGCCTGGGCACATCTGGATATCGCAGGACCCGTTTGGACGGATAAGGATTCTGGTGCTTATACTAATCCTGGTGGGACTGGTTATCCGGTGCGAACGTTGGTTAATCTGGCGCTAAGTTTCTAG
- the glyQ gene encoding glycine--tRNA ligase subunit alpha, which produces MSQPKDFQSIILSLQQYWSDRGCLIAQPYDTEKGAGTNSPHSFLRAIGPEPWSVAYVEPCRRPTDGRYGENPNRLQHYYQFQVLLKPSPDDVLNQYLDSLKMLGVDPADHDVRFVEDDWEAPTLGAWGVGWEVWLDGMEITQFTYFQQVGGLDCRPVAAEITYGLERLAMYLQGVNSVYDIIWRSHPTLGNIKYGQVHLQSEVENSHYNFGNFQAMTEDDVDMAVSKSPESHASAQMLFELFGQYEQEAGRLVAAQLVLPAFDYVLKCSHAFNLLDARSLISVTERVRYIARIRTLARQIAKLYLDQREEMGFPLLPAIAPEQAKSDAPPLAKASS; this is translated from the coding sequence ATGAGCCAACCAAAAGACTTTCAATCGATAATTCTGTCCCTGCAACAATACTGGAGCGATCGCGGTTGTTTGATTGCTCAGCCCTACGACACCGAAAAAGGCGCTGGCACCAACAGCCCCCATTCTTTTCTGCGGGCGATCGGCCCTGAGCCCTGGAGCGTGGCCTATGTGGAACCCTGTCGCCGTCCCACCGATGGCCGCTATGGCGAGAACCCAAATCGATTGCAGCATTACTATCAATTTCAAGTGTTGCTCAAGCCCTCGCCCGATGATGTACTAAACCAGTATCTCGATAGCCTCAAAATGCTGGGAGTCGATCCCGCCGATCATGATGTGCGATTTGTGGAGGACGATTGGGAAGCACCGACTCTGGGCGCATGGGGCGTGGGTTGGGAAGTCTGGCTCGATGGCATGGAAATCACCCAGTTCACCTATTTTCAGCAGGTAGGCGGCCTCGATTGCCGTCCGGTGGCTGCCGAGATTACCTATGGCCTAGAGCGGCTGGCGATGTATTTACAGGGCGTTAACTCGGTTTATGACATCATCTGGCGATCGCACCCGACCCTGGGCAATATTAAATATGGTCAGGTTCACCTCCAGAGCGAAGTCGAAAATAGCCACTACAACTTTGGTAATTTCCAGGCCATGACTGAAGATGATGTAGATATGGCAGTTAGCAAGAGCCCAGAAAGTCATGCCAGTGCCCAGATGCTGTTTGAGCTATTTGGCCAGTATGAACAGGAAGCAGGGCGATTGGTGGCAGCACAGCTAGTTTTACCTGCCTTTGACTATGTGCTGAAATGCTCCCATGCGTTTAATTTGCTCGATGCCCGCAGCTTGATTTCGGTGACTGAGCGGGTGCGCTATATTGCCCGGATTCGTACCCTGGCGCGGCAAATTGCCAAACTCTATTTGGATCAACGCGAGGAAATGGGCTTTCCCTTGTTACCGGCGATCGCACCAGAACAGGCCAAGAGTGATGCTCCGCCCCTAGCTAAGGCCAGTAGCTAA